Sequence from the Ornithinimicrobium humiphilum genome:
GGCGATGGAGAAGCTCGAGATGACACCGTCGGTGGAGCGGTCCTCGGGGACGAAGCCCAGGCCGGCGCGCAGCCGCTCGCGGACCGACAGCGGGAGCAGGTCCTTGCCGTCGAGCGTGATGCGGCCCGAGTGCGCCTGCTCCAGCCCGAGGATCGTCTCGGCGAGCTCGGTCTGGCCGTTGCCCTGGACACCGGCGATGCAGAGGATCTCGCCGGAGCGGACCTCGAAGGAGACGTCGTCGACGAGCACCGAGCCGGTGGGCCCGACGACCGTGAGGTTCTCCACCTGGAAGGCGGCCTCGCCGGGGTTGGCCGGGGCCTTGTCGACGGTCAGGCTGACGGAGCGGCCGACCATGAGCGAGGCGAGATCGGTCTCGGTCGAGGTCGGGCTGGCCTCGCCGACGACCTTGCCGCGCCGGATGACGGTGATCCGGTCGGCGATCGCGCGCACCTCGCGCAGCTTGTGGGTGATGAAGACGATGGAGGTGCCGGCCTCCTTGAGCTCGCGCATGATGCCGATGAGCTCGTCGGTCTCCTGCGGCGTCAGCACCGCGGTGGGCTCGTCGAGGATGAGCACCTGCGCGTCACGGGAGAGCGCCTTGATGATCTCCACGCGCTGCTGGACGCCGACCGGGAGGTCCTCGACGAGCGCGTCGGGGTCGACGTCGAAGCCGAAGCGCTCGGAGATCTCGCGGACCCGCTTGCGGGCCTCGTCGAGGCGCAGCGCCCCCAGCGTGCCGGTGGGCTCGTAGCCCAGGGCCACCGACTCCGCGACGGTGAACACCGGGACGAGCATGAAGTGCTGGTGGACCATGCCGATGCCGGCGGCGACCGCGTCGCCCGGGCCCTTGAAGGTGACCGGCCGGTCGTCGAGCAGGATCTGTCCGTCGTCCGGGTCGTAGAGCCCGTAGAGGACGTTCATCAACGTGCTCTTGCCCGCGCCGTTCTCGCCGAGGAGGGCGTGGATCTCGCCCGGTTCGACGACCAGGTCGATGTGGTCGTTGGCCACCAGGGGGCCGAACACCTTGGTGATGCCCCGCAGCTCGAGCTTCATGGCAGTACCTGCTTCATACACACCTCACGGGCGGTGGACGACGGGCGAGGACCCGCCTGTTGGGAGGACAGCGTAGCGGCCCGGCCCCGAGGGGCCGGGCCGCTGCACGGTGTGTCAGGACAGACCGTGGGTCAGTCCGTCAGCCCTGGTCAGGGGGCGTTCGGCGTCTCGATCACGAGCTCGCCGGAGATGATCTGCTGCTTGTACTCCTCGATCTTGTCGACGAGCTCCTGCGGGACCTCGCTCTCGAAGTCGTGGAACGGGGCCAGGCCGACGCCCTCGTTCTCCAGCGTGCCGACGTAGGGCTCGTTGGTGAAGTTGCCGTTGGCGGCCTCGCGGACGGTGTCCTGGACGGCGGCGCCGATGCCCTTCATCACGGAGGTGAGCATGTACTCGCCGTACTCGGAAGCGGTGAGGTAGCCGTCGGAATCGACCCAGATCAGCTTGGCGCCGTCGGCCTCGGAGACGGCGGCGGCGGCACCCAGGCCGACCGGGCCGGCGACCGGCATGATGACGTCCGCGCCCTGGGCGAGGAACTGCTCGGTCAGGGTCTGGCCCTGCGACTGGTTCTCGAAGTCACCGGAGAAGGAGCCCGTCTGGGCCTCCTTGTCCCAGCCGAGGACCTTGACGTCGGTGCCGTTGTCCTCGTTGTACTTCGCGACGCCGTCGGCGAAGCCGTCCATGAAGATCGCGACGGAGGGGATCTGCAGGCCACCGAAGGTGGCGACGGTGCCGGACTCGCTCACGCCCGCGGCCAGGTAGCCGGCGAGGAAGGATGCCTCGGCGGTGTTGAACAGCAGCGGCTTGGCGTTGTCGATCTCGACGGGCGCGAAGTTCTCGTCCGAGAAGCCGGAGTCGATCAGCGCGAAGTTGCTGTCGGGGTTCTGCTCGGCCGCCTGCTGGATGGCGTCCTCGAGCAGGAAGCCGACGCCGATCGTCAGGTCGCAACCCTGGGTGACCAGGTTGCCGACGTTGGTGGCGTAGTCGGCGTCGGACTGGGACTCGACCTCGGTGGTCTCGATGCCCAGCTCCTCGGCGATCGCGTCGAGACCCTCCTTGCCGGACTGGTTGAAGGACTGGTCGTCGAAACCGCCGGAGTCGGAGACCATGCAGGCCTGGAAGTCGCTGACGTCGCCGCCGGCGGTGCCTTCGGTGTCGTCGGTCTCCTCCGCGGTGCTGTCAGGGCCGGAGTCGGCGGTGGTGGGGGTGTCGCCCGAGGTGTCGTCGGGGGCGTCGCCGCATGCGGCCAGCGCAAGAGAGGCGGCCGCACCCAGGGCCGCAAGCTTCAGAACCGAACGCACGTGGAACTCCTTCGTGAGCTGTGATAAGGCGTGCGATTCGATGCTACCGCCCCGTACCTGCTGGTAGGGACCGTCTCCGGGCTATGTGACCAATCTGTGACACGGCGTCGTACTTCGGCCGCCGGGGGACCCCGCGAGGGACCCTCCGGGCAGGCTCGGGGACCCCGCCGGCAGGGGTGCTCGACGTCCGGTCAGACGAGGCCGTCGGGGCCCACGGAGGTGAGCACGGCCCCGGCGAGCAGCCGCGCCGCGACGAGCGGGCTGCGCTCGTCCACGACGAGGTCGGCCTGGTGCAGCTCGTGGGTGCGCCCGCCCGGGGTGCGGGTGCCGAGGCGGGCCATCGCGCCGGGCACCTCGGTGAGGTACCAGCCGAGGTCCTCCCCGCCCATGGACTGCTTGGTCGGGACGACCGACTGGGGACCGAGCAGGCTCATCGCGGCACGCGAGAGGGCCACGACCGCGCCGTTGTCGTTGTCCACCGGCGGGACACCCTTGGTGTGGCGGACGGTGGCCTTCACGCCGTAGGGGGCCACGACCGCACGGACGACCTCCTCGACGAGGTCGCCGGTGGCGTCCCAGGTCTCGGAGTCGAGGATGCGCAGGGTGCCGATGGCCTCGGCCTGCGTCGGGATGATGTTGGGCGCCGAGCCGCTGCGCACGATGCCCCAGACCAGGGTCGCGGCCGAGCGGGGGTCGAGTCGGCGCGAGAGCACGGCGGGCACGTCGGTGACGACCTTGCCCAGGGCGTAGGTGAGGTCCTGGGTCAGGTGCGGGCGGGAGGTGTGGCCGCCCGACCCGGTGAGGACGACGTGGACCGAGTCGGAGGCCGCGGTGATCGGGCCGACGCGCAGCCCGACGGTGCCGACGTCCACGGTGGGGTCGCAGTGCACGGCCAGCAGCCGGTCGACGCCCTGCAGTCCGCCGTGCTTCATGACGGCGAGCGCCCCTCCGGGCATGCTCTCCTCGGCCGGCTGGAAGATCAGCCGCACCGCGATCCCGCGCTGGACGAGCTCGTCCTCGACCGCCTTGAGCGCCAGGCCCGCGCCCAGGACGCCGGCGGTGTGCACGTCGTGGCCGCAGGCGTGGCACACGCCCGGGGTGGCCGAGGCGAAGGGCAGCCCGGTGACCTCGTCGAGAGGGAGCGCGTCCAGGTCGGCGCGCAGCGCGATACGCACCTTCGGCTCCGGGGCGCCGAGGTCGGCGAGCACACCGGTGCCGGGCAGCGGGGTGACCGCGATGCCGGCGTCGGTGAGCCGGTCGGTCAGCAGCGAGGTGGTGCGCAGCTCGTGCCAGGACAGCTCGGGGTGCCGGTGCAGGTCGCGCCGCAGCTCCAGGAGCTCCTCGGACCGGGCGTCCACCTCGGCGCTGAGCCGCTGCAGGAGGTCACCGGCGCGCCCGGACGACGCGGTCCCGGGGGCGGGGCGGCTCGGCAGGCGGGTGGTCTCGGCGGTCACGGGCTCACTTCACGGCAGGGTCGTCGGGCGTCGGGCTGGGGGTCGGGCGGCGCCGCGGACGCTGCCACGGGGCCCGGTCGAGCGTCGGCGCCGACCTGTCGGTGCGGCGCGCGGCCCCGCGACGTCGGCGTGCGGCGTCTTCCAGGGTACATCGGCGTGCCCGCCTCCCCCGGCCGGACGACGGCGGCGGATGGTATGACGTGCCGCCGGGCACGTCATACCCTCCGGCGTCAGAAGGTCTCGCGCGGGGTGTGCTGGCCCCAGACCTCGCGCAGCGCGTCGGCGACCTCGCCACCGGTGGCGCGGGCGCGGAGGGCCTCGCGCATCGGCGGGAGGACGTTGTCGGTGCCCTTCGCGGCGGTGCGGAGCTCCTCGAGGTGGCGGGCGACCGCGTCGTTGTCGCGCTCGGCGCGCAGCCGCTCGAGGCGCTCGGCCTGCTGGGCCTCGATGGCCGGGTCGACGCGGAGCGGCTCGTAGTGCTCCTCCTCGTCGATCGTGTAGCGGTTCTGGCCGACGACGACGCGCTTGCCGTCGTCGATCTGCAGGGCGGTCTCGTAGGCGGAGCGCTCGATCTCGCTCTTCTGGAAGCCCTGCTCGATGGCGTGGACGGCGCCGCCGCGGTCGTCGACGGCGCGGATGAGCTCCATCGCCGCCTCCTCGAGGTCGTCGGTGAGCGACTCCACGACGTAGGAGCCGGCGAACGGGTCGACGGTGCGGGTGACGTCGGTCTCGTAGGCGAGCACCTGCTGGGTGCGCAGCGCCAGACGGGCGGCCTTGGCCGTGGGCAGCGCGATCGCCTCGTCGAAGCTGTTGGTGTGCAGCGACTGGGTGCCGCCGAGCACGGCCGCCAGGCCCTGCAGGGCGACGCGGACCAGGTTGACCTCGGGCTGCTGGGCGGTGAGCTGCACACCGGCGGTCTGGGTGTGGAAGCGCAGCATCATCGACTTGGGGTTCTGCGCCCCGAACTCCTCCTTCATGATCCGCGCCCAGATGCGGCGGGCCGCGCGGAACTTCGCGACCTCCTCCAGCAGCGTGGTGCGCGCGACGAAGAAGAAGGACAGGCGGGGGGCGAAGTCGTCGACCGCCAGGCCGGCGTCGACCGCGGCCTGGACGTAGGCCTTGGCGTTGGCCAGCGTGAAGGCGATCTCCTGCGCGGGCGTCGCCCCGGCCTCGGCCATGTGGTAGCCGGAGATCGAGATGGTGTTCCACCGCGGGATCTCCTCGCGGCAGTAGGCGAAGATGTTGCTGATCAGGCGCAGCGACTCGGCCGGCGGGTAGATGTAGGTCCCCCGGGCGATGTACTCCTTGAGCACGTCGTTCTGGATCGTGCCGGTGAGCTTGCTGGCGGGGATGCCGTTGCTCTCGGCGACCAGCTGGTACATGAGCAGCAGCGAGGCCGCCGGCGCGTTGATCGTCATCGAGGTGGAGACCTCGTCGAGCGGCAGCCCGTCGAAGAGCACCTGCATGTCCTCGACGGAGTCGATGGCCACGCCGACCTTGCCGACCTCGCCGGAGGCGAGCGGGTGGTCGGAGTCGTAGCCCATCTGGGTGGGCAGGTCGAAGGCCACCGAGAGGCCGCCGGTGCCGTTGGCCACCAGCTCCTTGTAGCGGGCGTTGGACTCCGCGGCGGTGCCGAACCCGGCGTACTGGCGCATCGTCCAGGGCCGCCCGGTGTACATCGTCGGGTAGACCCCGCGCGTGAACGGGTAGTCGCCCGGTGCCCCGAGCGCGGTCCGGGGGTCGAAGCCCTCGAGGTCCTCCGGTCCGTAGACGGCCTTGATGGGCAGCCCGGACTCCGTCGTCGACTCAGCCATGGGGGCAGCCTACTGCGGCGCCGGCGAGCCCCCTCGACCGCTCCGGCCCGCCGCGGCCGTCGCCTCCACGGCGTCGGCCACGAGGGTGGGCCCGGCGTAGACGAGTCCGGTGTAGAGCTGCACGAGGCTGGCACCGGCGTCGATCAGCGCGCGGGCGTCGTCACCCGTCATGACCCCGCCCACGCCGATGACGGGCAGCGAGGTGCGGGAGGCCACGTGGGACACGACCTCGCGGGCGCGCAGCGTCAGCGGTGCGCCCGACAGGCCCCCGGCCTCCGCCTCGGCCCTCGTGCGCTCGCGGGGGTCGACGCCCTCGCGCGACAGCGTGGTGTTGGTCGCGATGACCCCGCTCGCGCCGGCGGCGATCGCCACCTCCAGGGCCTCGTCGAGGGCGCTGTCGGTGAGGTCGGGCGCGAGCTTGACCAGGACCGGGGTGCCGCCCGCAGCCCCGATCACGGCGGTGAGCAGCTCGGACAGCGGCCCGGCGTCCTGCAGCGAGCGCAGGCCGGGGGTGTTGGGGCTGGAGACGTTGACCGCGAGGTAGTCCGCCAGGCCCTCCAGCGCCGCCACCGACGTCAGGTAGTCGCCGACCGCCTCCTCGACGGGCGTGACCTTGCTCTTGCCGATGCTCACGCCGACCGGGATCGACACCAGGCCGGCCTCGCGCGCGGCGCGGAGGCGGCGGGCCAGGGCGTGCACGCCCTGGTTGTTGAAGCCCATCCGGTTGACGACGGCGCGGGTGTGGGGCAGCCGGAAGAGCCGGGGCCGCGGGTTGCCGGGCTGGGCCAGCGCGGTGACGGTGCCGAGCTCGACGTGCCCGAAGCCGAGCGCGCCCCACGTCGCCACCCCGCGACCGTCCTTGTCCATGCCGGCCGCCAGACCGATGCGGTGCGGGAAGCGCAGCCCGAGCAGCTCGACCCCGGCGTCCTCCCCCACGACCGGTCCCACGGCATACCCGCCCGCGGCGGCGAGCACGCGACCCGGCCAGGCGGCGCCGAGCAGCTGGGCGGCGACGACGGTGCCGTGGTGGGCGGTCTCGGCGTCGGTGCGCCCGAGCAGGGGCCGGACCGCGCCGGAGTAGGCCGTGCTCGCAGCGGCACGGGCGGCCCGCCGCACCCGGGCGGCGGGGTTCGTCGAGGTCAGCGGGTCGGACGACGGGGCCATGCCGCCAACCCTAGACTGGGCCGCGTGGCACTGACCGGACCGGACCCGAGCGACCTGGACGGCTTCACCGCCGTGGTCCCGGCCGGTGGTGCCGGGACACGGTTGTGGCCGCTCTCCCGCGCGTCCTCCCCCAAGTTCCTGCACGACCTCGCCGGCACCGGCCGCTCGATGCTGCAGGCGACGGTCGACCGGCTGCGCCCCCTGGCCGGTGAGCGGGTGATGGTCGTCACCGGGGTGCGCCACGCCACCGCCGTGCGCGAGCAGCTGCCCGACCTGCTCCCGGAGAACCTGCTCCTCGAGCCCGCGCCCCGCGACTCCATGCCGGCCATCGGTCTGGCCGCCGCGGTGCTGGAGCGGCGCGACCCCGACGCGGTGCTCGGCTCCTTCGCGGCCGACCACGTCGTCGGCGACCTCGACGTCTTCGCCGACCGCGTGCGGCAGGCGGTCGCGGTCGCCCGCACCGGTTCGCTCGTGACGCTCGGGATCACCCCGACCTATCCCGCGACCGGCTTCGGCTACATCCGCGTCGGCGACGCGCGCACGGTCCCCGGCGCCCCCGACGCCCACCACGTCGAGGCCTTCGTCGAGAAGCCCGACGAGGCGACCGCCCGCGGCTATCTCGAGGGGGGCAGCCACCTGTGGAACGCCGGCATCTTCGTGGTCCGCGCCTCGGTTCTGCTCGAGCTGCTCGAGGCCTCCGACCCCCGGATGGTCGATGAGCTGCGCCAGATCGCGGCGCATCCCACCTCGCTGGCCGAGCGCTGGCCCGCGCTGCGCCGCATCTCGATCGACCACGCCGTCGCCGAGCCGGCGGCCCGGGCCGGCCGGGTCGCCGTCGTGCCGGCGCCCTTCGCCTGGGACGACGTGGGCGACTTCGCGGCGCTCGCCACGATCCTCGCCGAGACCGGCGACCCGGGTGCGCTGACGGTCCTGGGTGACCGGCACCTCGTCGTCAACGAGGGGTCCACCGGGATCGTGGCCGCGCACGGAGGCCGGACCGTCGTCACCCTGGGCGTGCCCGACGTGGTCGTGGTCGACACCCCGGACGCGCTCCTGGTCACCACCCGTGAGCACTGCCAGGACGTCAAGGGCGTCGTGGCCACGCTCCAGAGGCTGGGACGGGAGGACCTGACCTGACGGCCCGCCAGCCGTCCAGCACCTCCCCCGCGCGGTCGGCCCGGGAGGTGGGCCGCCGTCTGCGCGACGGTCTCGGTCACCCGTTGGCCGGGCGGCGCGCCCCCGGGACCGGCACGACGGCGACGAGCGCGGGCGGTCGTCCCGAGCGGGTGCGCGTGGCCATCGTCACCGAGTCGTTCCTGCCGGCGCTCAACGGCGTGACGACCAGCGTCTGCAAGGTGCTGGAGAACCTGCGGGCCCGTGGTCACGACGCCCTGGTCGTCGCTCCCGGCACCAGCCCGTGGAGCCCGACCGCCACCCCCGAGCGCTACGCCGGCTTCCCCGTCCACACCGTGACCAGCGTCCCCGTGCGCCAGTTCCGGGTGGGCCTGCCGTCCTACGAGCTCGAGACGGTCCTGCACCGCTTCCGTCCCGACGTGATGCACGTGGCGTCGCCCTTCGTGCTGGGGGTGCGCGGGCTGACCGCCGCCCGGGCCCTCGACATCCCGTCGGTGGCCATCTACCAGACCGACATGCCCTCCTACATCCGGCAGCACTCGGGGCCGGCGGGCAACCTCACCGCCCGGGCGGCCTGGCGCTGGATCCGCCGCATCCACCAGCAGGCCGACCTCACGCTGGCGCCGAGCACCTCGGCCCTGGAGGACCTGCGCGCCCACGACGTGGCGCGGGTCGCGCTGTGGGGCCGCGGGGTGGACGCCGACCTCTTCCACCCCGACCACCGCACCGACCCGGAGACCGAGGCGCTGCGCCGGAGCCTGGCACCGAACGGCGAGGTGCTGCTCGGCTACGTCGGACGGCTGGCCCCGGAGAAGGAGCTGCACCGCCTCGCCGAGATCGCCCGCCTGCCGGGCGCCCGGCTCGTGCTGGTCGGCGAGGGCCCCAGCCGCGAGCAGCTGGAGGCATCGCTCCCGGGCGCCGCCTTCCTCGGCCGGCGCGAGGGGCTCGACCTGGCCCGGGCCT
This genomic interval carries:
- a CDS encoding ABC transporter ATP-binding protein, producing MKLELRGITKVFGPLVANDHIDLVVEPGEIHALLGENGAGKSTLMNVLYGLYDPDDGQILLDDRPVTFKGPGDAVAAGIGMVHQHFMLVPVFTVAESVALGYEPTGTLGALRLDEARKRVREISERFGFDVDPDALVEDLPVGVQQRVEIIKALSRDAQVLILDEPTAVLTPQETDELIGIMRELKEAGTSIVFITHKLREVRAIADRITVIRRGKVVGEASPTSTETDLASLMVGRSVSLTVDKAPANPGEAAFQVENLTVVGPTGSVLVDDVSFEVRSGEILCIAGVQGNGQTELAETILGLEQAHSGRITLDGKDLLPLSVRERLRAGLGFVPEDRSTDGVISSFSIAENLILDIYDTEPFARGITMSPAKVAANAVHRTEEFDVRYTDVQDPISTLSGGNAQKVVLAREMSRPLRLFVASQPTRGLDVGSIEFVHKRVVRERDEGTPCIIVSTELDEVLNLADRIAVMYRGRIVGIVDVAAEEGGVNRDMLGLMMAGVPMDEARAQAAEHHSVLGQADLEEETP
- a CDS encoding BMP family lipoprotein, which produces MRSVLKLAALGAAASLALAACGDAPDDTSGDTPTTADSGPDSTAEETDDTEGTAGGDVSDFQACMVSDSGGFDDQSFNQSGKEGLDAIAEELGIETTEVESQSDADYATNVGNLVTQGCDLTIGVGFLLEDAIQQAAEQNPDSNFALIDSGFSDENFAPVEIDNAKPLLFNTAEASFLAGYLAAGVSESGTVATFGGLQIPSVAIFMDGFADGVAKYNEDNGTDVKVLGWDKEAQTGSFSGDFENQSQGQTLTEQFLAQGADVIMPVAGPVGLGAAAAVSEADGAKLIWVDSDGYLTASEYGEYMLTSVMKGIGAAVQDTVREAANGNFTNEPYVGTLENEGVGLAPFHDFESEVPQELVDKIEEYKQQIISGELVIETPNAP
- a CDS encoding amidohydrolase is translated as MTAETTRLPSRPAPGTASSGRAGDLLQRLSAEVDARSEELLELRRDLHRHPELSWHELRTTSLLTDRLTDAGIAVTPLPGTGVLADLGAPEPKVRIALRADLDALPLDEVTGLPFASATPGVCHACGHDVHTAGVLGAGLALKAVEDELVQRGIAVRLIFQPAEESMPGGALAVMKHGGLQGVDRLLAVHCDPTVDVGTVGLRVGPITAASDSVHVVLTGSGGHTSRPHLTQDLTYALGKVVTDVPAVLSRRLDPRSAATLVWGIVRSGSAPNIIPTQAEAIGTLRILDSETWDATGDLVEEVVRAVVAPYGVKATVRHTKGVPPVDNDNGAVVALSRAAMSLLGPQSVVPTKQSMGGEDLGWYLTEVPGAMARLGTRTPGGRTHELHQADLVVDERSPLVAARLLAGAVLTSVGPDGLV
- a CDS encoding acyl-CoA mutase large subunit family protein; its protein translation is MAESTTESGLPIKAVYGPEDLEGFDPRTALGAPGDYPFTRGVYPTMYTGRPWTMRQYAGFGTAAESNARYKELVANGTGGLSVAFDLPTQMGYDSDHPLASGEVGKVGVAIDSVEDMQVLFDGLPLDEVSTSMTINAPAASLLLMYQLVAESNGIPASKLTGTIQNDVLKEYIARGTYIYPPAESLRLISNIFAYCREEIPRWNTISISGYHMAEAGATPAQEIAFTLANAKAYVQAAVDAGLAVDDFAPRLSFFFVARTTLLEEVAKFRAARRIWARIMKEEFGAQNPKSMMLRFHTQTAGVQLTAQQPEVNLVRVALQGLAAVLGGTQSLHTNSFDEAIALPTAKAARLALRTQQVLAYETDVTRTVDPFAGSYVVESLTDDLEEAAMELIRAVDDRGGAVHAIEQGFQKSEIERSAYETALQIDDGKRVVVGQNRYTIDEEEHYEPLRVDPAIEAQQAERLERLRAERDNDAVARHLEELRTAAKGTDNVLPPMREALRARATGGEVADALREVWGQHTPRETF
- a CDS encoding quinone-dependent dihydroorotate dehydrogenase produces the protein MAPSSDPLTSTNPAARVRRAARAAASTAYSGAVRPLLGRTDAETAHHGTVVAAQLLGAAWPGRVLAAAGGYAVGPVVGEDAGVELLGLRFPHRIGLAAGMDKDGRGVATWGALGFGHVELGTVTALAQPGNPRPRLFRLPHTRAVVNRMGFNNQGVHALARRLRAAREAGLVSIPVGVSIGKSKVTPVEEAVGDYLTSVAALEGLADYLAVNVSSPNTPGLRSLQDAGPLSELLTAVIGAAGGTPVLVKLAPDLTDSALDEALEVAIAAGASGVIATNTTLSREGVDPRERTRAEAEAGGLSGAPLTLRAREVVSHVASRTSLPVIGVGGVMTGDDARALIDAGASLVQLYTGLVYAGPTLVADAVEATAAAGRSGRGGSPAPQ
- a CDS encoding mannose-1-phosphate guanylyltransferase; amino-acid sequence: MALTGPDPSDLDGFTAVVPAGGAGTRLWPLSRASSPKFLHDLAGTGRSMLQATVDRLRPLAGERVMVVTGVRHATAVREQLPDLLPENLLLEPAPRDSMPAIGLAAAVLERRDPDAVLGSFAADHVVGDLDVFADRVRQAVAVARTGSLVTLGITPTYPATGFGYIRVGDARTVPGAPDAHHVEAFVEKPDEATARGYLEGGSHLWNAGIFVVRASVLLELLEASDPRMVDELRQIAAHPTSLAERWPALRRISIDHAVAEPAARAGRVAVVPAPFAWDDVGDFAALATILAETGDPGALTVLGDRHLVVNEGSTGIVAAHGGRTVVTLGVPDVVVVDTPDALLVTTREHCQDVKGVVATLQRLGREDLT
- a CDS encoding glycosyltransferase family 4 protein; its protein translation is MRVAIVTESFLPALNGVTTSVCKVLENLRARGHDALVVAPGTSPWSPTATPERYAGFPVHTVTSVPVRQFRVGLPSYELETVLHRFRPDVMHVASPFVLGVRGLTAARALDIPSVAIYQTDMPSYIRQHSGPAGNLTARAAWRWIRRIHQQADLTLAPSTSALEDLRAHDVARVALWGRGVDADLFHPDHRTDPETEALRRSLAPNGEVLLGYVGRLAPEKELHRLAEIARLPGARLVLVGEGPSREQLEASLPGAAFLGRREGLDLARAYGAFDLFVHTGTRETFGQTLQEAAAAGLPVVAPARGGPLDLVDVGVTGDLFDPDRPGDLAATVAPLAAREAGDRRRAMGQEARRRVVERSWPALVDQLLDHYVTAMGGATVSVA